In the genome of Desertibacillus haloalkaliphilus, one region contains:
- a CDS encoding YbaB/EbfC family nucleoid-associated protein, with protein MKNMGNMMKQMQKMQKQMAKAQEELKDKTVEATAGGGMVKVIASGDKRVLDVEISEDVVDPDDVEMLQDLILAATNEALKKVDELVEQDMGKFTKGMNIPGMF; from the coding sequence ATGAAAAACATGGGAAATATGATGAAACAAATGCAAAAAATGCAAAAGCAAATGGCAAAGGCACAAGAGGAATTAAAAGATAAAACAGTTGAAGCAACTGCAGGCGGTGGAATGGTTAAAGTCATTGCTAGCGGTGATAAGCGTGTCTTAGATGTTGAAATTTCAGAGGATGTTGTTGATCCTGATGATGTTGAAATGCTCCAAGATTTAATTTTAGCGGCTACGAACGAAGCGCTTAAGAAAGTGGATGAATTAGTAGAACAAGACATGGGGAAATTTACTAAAGGAATGAATATCCCAGGCATGTTTTAG
- a CDS encoding pro-sigmaK processing inhibitor BofA family protein, translating into MDPILLVSLLGGLIFLLLVIGAPIKPLRWLGQGAIKLMIGALFLFFLNAFGSMIDYHIPINLVTASVSGFLGIPGVVLLIALEQFIIP; encoded by the coding sequence ATGGATCCGATATTGTTAGTATCGCTACTAGGAGGACTCATCTTTTTATTGCTGGTCATTGGTGCACCAATTAAACCTCTACGTTGGCTTGGACAAGGGGCAATCAAGTTGATGATTGGTGCGTTGTTTTTATTTTTCCTTAATGCATTTGGGTCAATGATTGATTATCATATTCCGATCAATCTAGTTACTGCATCAGTGTCGGGATTTTTAGGTATCCCTGGTGTTGTGTTATTAATTGCACTTGAACAGTTTATTATCCCGTAA
- the dnaX gene encoding DNA polymerase III subunit gamma/tau — MSYQALYRVWRPQQLKDVAGQEHITKTLQNALVQMKFSHAYLFTGPRGTGKTSAAKILAKAINCKEAPTAEPCNQCEACRGITDGSIVDVIEIDAASNNGVDEIRDIRDKVKFAPNEVTYKVYIIDEVHMLSTGAFNALLKTLEEPPKHVVFILATTEPHKIPLTIISRCQRFDFKRISNQALVDRMKYIVSESNLNVEEEAFYMIARAAEGGMRDALSLLDQAISYATEQVTTEDVLSITGAVSQQFLTDIARALKDNDAASALKAVDELVREGKEPLRFIEDLIYYFRDMLLYQTAPALEEVLDRAAVDNAFVELANEIANEWLFAVIESLNESQQEMKWSSHPKIFLELAVVKVCNQQKPSVTTATNDQDYEQLKTKIGELENALTKLKQEGIREASSEQQKSQPKAQRRPLKSQPGQGRVASAQVKEMLKSATKQDLQQLTSEWGNVMERVRQQNIPAHAWLSDSKPVACSPDSFLLGFQNEMHRDMIDTKFRDFVETVVQETFQQPLRLVTVLLSQWEQIKDDYVREQRSDETDSEEDPLVDEAIKLVGSDLVEIIE; from the coding sequence ATGAGCTATCAAGCGTTATATCGAGTTTGGCGCCCGCAGCAACTGAAGGATGTTGCCGGACAAGAGCATATAACGAAAACATTACAAAATGCATTAGTGCAAATGAAGTTTTCCCACGCATACCTATTTACTGGTCCTCGTGGCACGGGAAAAACGAGTGCTGCTAAAATTTTAGCAAAAGCCATTAACTGTAAGGAAGCACCAACAGCGGAACCGTGTAATCAGTGTGAGGCGTGTCGGGGAATTACTGACGGGTCAATTGTTGATGTCATTGAAATTGACGCTGCCTCAAATAATGGTGTCGACGAAATCCGCGATATTCGTGATAAAGTAAAATTTGCACCAAATGAAGTGACTTATAAGGTCTACATCATTGATGAAGTTCACATGTTATCAACGGGTGCATTTAATGCATTACTAAAAACTCTTGAAGAGCCACCGAAGCATGTTGTCTTTATTTTGGCGACAACTGAGCCTCATAAAATTCCACTAACGATCATTTCAAGGTGTCAACGGTTTGATTTCAAACGCATTTCAAACCAGGCGCTCGTAGATCGTATGAAATATATCGTTTCAGAAAGTAACCTGAACGTCGAGGAAGAGGCTTTTTATATGATCGCTAGAGCAGCTGAAGGTGGGATGCGGGATGCACTAAGTTTGCTAGATCAAGCGATTTCATATGCGACCGAGCAAGTGACGACTGAAGATGTTCTTTCGATTACAGGAGCTGTTTCACAGCAGTTCTTAACCGATATAGCGAGGGCGTTGAAGGACAACGACGCAGCTTCTGCCTTAAAGGCGGTCGACGAGCTTGTTCGCGAGGGCAAAGAGCCATTACGGTTTATTGAGGATCTCATTTATTACTTCCGTGATATGTTATTATATCAAACTGCCCCCGCGTTAGAAGAAGTCCTTGATCGCGCAGCTGTCGATAATGCCTTTGTGGAGTTAGCAAATGAGATAGCAAACGAATGGCTATTTGCAGTAATTGAGAGCTTAAATGAAAGTCAACAAGAAATGAAGTGGTCAAGTCACCCGAAGATCTTTCTTGAGTTAGCTGTCGTCAAGGTTTGTAATCAGCAAAAGCCTTCTGTAACAACGGCAACGAATGATCAAGATTATGAGCAGCTTAAAACAAAGATTGGCGAGCTTGAGAACGCATTAACGAAGCTAAAACAAGAAGGCATAAGAGAGGCTTCTAGTGAGCAGCAAAAATCTCAACCGAAAGCACAGCGTCGCCCACTTAAGAGCCAACCAGGTCAGGGACGAGTGGCTAGTGCTCAAGTAAAAGAGATGTTAAAATCAGCGACAAAGCAGGATTTACAGCAATTAACGAGTGAATGGGGAAATGTAATGGAGCGGGTACGTCAGCAAAATATCCCTGCTCATGCATGGCTTAGTGATAGTAAGCCCGTCGCTTGTTCACCTGATTCATTTTTATTAGGCTTTCAAAATGAAATGCATCGCGATATGATTGATACGAAGTTTCGTGATTTTGTTGAAACCGTTGTTCAAGAAACGTTTCAACAACCTTTAAGACTTGTCACTGTTTTACTGAGCCAATGGGAACAGATTAAGGATGATTATGTTCGTGAACAACGCAGTGATGAGACTGATTCAGAAGAAGATCCATTGGTCGATGAAGCGATCAAACTAGTTGGCTCTGATCTAGTGGAAATTATAGAGTAG
- the pdxT gene encoding pyridoxal 5'-phosphate synthase glutaminase subunit PdxT, producing the protein MVKIGVLALQGAVREHVKCLTAPDTEVVIVKKVEQLNEIDGLVFPGGESTTMRRLIDKYGFFEPLKEFAAEGKPIFGTCAGLILMAKHIAGQDQGHLELIDMTVERNAFGRQRESFETDLIVTGVGDDVTAVFIRAPLIKSVGENVEILSKYDEEIVVAREGQFLACSFHPELTDDHRFHRYFIEMVREAKDNKVRM; encoded by the coding sequence ATGGTTAAGATTGGAGTCCTTGCTCTACAAGGTGCAGTCAGAGAGCATGTCAAGTGTCTAACAGCGCCGGATACTGAGGTTGTCATTGTAAAGAAAGTTGAACAACTTAATGAGATTGACGGCCTAGTGTTCCCTGGTGGTGAGAGCACTACGATGCGCCGTTTAATTGATAAATATGGTTTCTTTGAACCATTAAAAGAGTTTGCAGCTGAAGGTAAGCCGATCTTCGGTACATGTGCTGGGCTGATTTTAATGGCTAAGCATATTGCTGGACAAGATCAAGGGCATTTAGAGTTGATTGACATGACTGTTGAGCGTAATGCATTTGGTCGTCAACGTGAAAGCTTTGAAACTGATTTAATTGTGACTGGAGTTGGTGACGACGTTACAGCTGTATTTATTCGAGCACCATTAATTAAATCTGTTGGTGAAAACGTCGAGATTCTTTCAAAATATGACGAAGAAATCGTTGTCGCACGAGAAGGGCAATTTTTAGCTTGTTCCTTCCATCCAGAGCTTACCGATGACCATCGCTTCCATCGATATTTTATCGAAATGGTAAGAGAAGCGAAGGATAATAAAGTACGTATGTAA
- a CDS encoding YaaL family protein, with the protein MFFQRKKRIRQAEDERLLALIEEMKQRLSKQQAIISSSVDPSPTVLNDLRITEAKYLFLLKEARVRHENGNDKSN; encoded by the coding sequence ATGTTTTTTCAACGGAAAAAGCGAATCAGACAAGCGGAGGATGAACGGTTACTAGCATTAATTGAGGAAATGAAACAGCGCTTGTCAAAGCAACAGGCGATTATTTCCAGTAGTGTTGACCCATCACCGACTGTTTTAAATGATTTGCGAATAACAGAAGCTAAATATCTTTTTCTTTTAAAAGAGGCAAGAGTACGCCATGAAAATGGGAACGACAAATCTAATTAA
- the tadA gene encoding tRNA adenosine(34) deaminase TadA — MDEKQHVEDQYFMKKAIEQAMLAGEKEEVPIGAIIVKDGHIIASAHNMRETSQQASAHAELLAIEQACKHEQSWRLPGCTLYVTLEPCQMCAGAVIQSRVDRVVYGASDPKAGCAGTLMNLLEDPRFNHRAEVVAGVLKGESAQLLKDFFRQLREKKKKKNSESQSDST, encoded by the coding sequence ATGGATGAGAAGCAGCATGTTGAAGATCAATATTTTATGAAGAAAGCCATTGAACAAGCGATGTTAGCAGGGGAAAAGGAAGAGGTACCAATTGGTGCGATCATTGTGAAGGACGGTCACATTATTGCTTCAGCTCATAATATGAGGGAAACCAGTCAACAGGCCAGTGCCCATGCTGAGCTATTAGCAATTGAACAAGCGTGTAAACATGAACAATCCTGGCGTCTGCCTGGATGTACGTTGTATGTAACGCTCGAGCCATGTCAAATGTGTGCAGGTGCTGTCATTCAGTCACGTGTTGATCGCGTCGTTTATGGTGCAAGTGACCCGAAGGCTGGTTGCGCTGGTACCTTAATGAATTTATTGGAAGACCCTCGCTTTAATCACCGTGCAGAAGTTGTTGCAGGTGTGTTAAAGGGTGAATCTGCGCAGTTATTAAAAGACTTTTTTCGACAATTACGTGAAAAGAAGAAAAAGAAGAACAGCGAAAGTCAGTCAGATTCAACTTAA
- the recR gene encoding recombination mediator RecR, whose product MQYPEPISKLMEGFMKLPGIGPKTASRLAFFVLDMKEDDVLDFAKALVNAKRNLTHCSMCHNITDSDPCPLCSDTKRDHSMICVVQDPKDVIAMEKMKEYFGLYHVLHGAISPMDGVGPEDIKVPELLKRLQDDEVQELIIATNPNIEGEATAMYISRLVKPTGIRVTRIAHGLPVGGDLEYADEVTLSKAIEGRREL is encoded by the coding sequence TTGCAATATCCTGAACCAATATCGAAGTTAATGGAAGGATTTATGAAATTGCCAGGCATTGGACCAAAGACTGCGAGTCGCCTGGCTTTTTTCGTTTTAGACATGAAGGAAGATGATGTGCTTGATTTTGCAAAAGCGTTAGTCAATGCAAAGCGGAATTTAACGCACTGTTCGATGTGTCATAACATTACCGATTCTGATCCGTGTCCGCTTTGTTCGGATACGAAACGAGATCATTCGATGATTTGTGTTGTCCAAGATCCAAAAGATGTCATCGCCATGGAGAAAATGAAGGAATACTTCGGACTATACCATGTCTTACACGGTGCCATCTCACCAATGGACGGTGTTGGTCCAGAAGATATTAAAGTTCCTGAACTACTAAAGCGTCTCCAAGATGATGAGGTTCAAGAGCTGATTATTGCGACGAACCCAAACATTGAAGGCGAAGCGACTGCCATGTATATTTCACGTCTTGTTAAGCCAACGGGCATCCGGGTCACTCGAATCGCTCACGGCCTTCCAGTTGGAGGAGACTTAGAATATGCCGATGAAGTGACGTTATCAAAAGCAATTGAAGGGCGACGTGAGCTTTAA
- the serS gene encoding serine--tRNA ligase — MLDIKLLRKDFEGIKKKLENRGEELGNIDRFSELDEKRRQIIVEVEELKGRRNKVSQEVAALKREKKDADHLITETKEVSAKIKSLDEELKHLEQELDELLLTIPNIPHESVPVGLTEDDNVEVRAWGEKKELEFEAKAHWDIATELGIIDFERASKITGSRFVVYKGLGARLERALINFMMDLHQDEHGYEEILPPYMVNRTSMTGTGQLPKFEEDAFKIREEDYFLIPTAEVPVTNLHRDEILTGEELPITYTAYSACFRSEAGSAGRDTRGLIRQHQFNKVELVRFVNPDDSYDELEKLTGHAEKVLQLLNLPYRVMSMCTGDLGFTAAKKYDIEVWLPSYDTYREISSCSNFEDFQARRANIRFRREAKGKTEFVHTLNGSGLAIGRTVAAILENYQQEDGSVIVPEVLRPYMGNVEVIKVK, encoded by the coding sequence ATGTTAGATATTAAATTACTACGAAAAGACTTTGAAGGAATTAAAAAGAAGCTAGAGAACCGAGGGGAAGAGTTAGGCAACATCGATCGTTTTAGTGAGCTTGATGAAAAGCGAAGACAGATTATTGTCGAAGTAGAGGAACTAAAAGGCCGTCGCAACAAAGTATCTCAGGAAGTAGCTGCCCTAAAACGAGAGAAAAAAGATGCAGACCACTTAATCACTGAGACGAAGGAAGTATCAGCAAAAATAAAAAGCTTGGATGAAGAATTAAAGCACCTCGAGCAAGAGCTAGATGAACTGTTGCTGACCATTCCAAATATTCCACATGAAAGTGTTCCTGTTGGATTAACAGAAGATGATAATGTTGAAGTTCGTGCATGGGGTGAGAAAAAAGAGCTTGAGTTTGAGGCGAAAGCACACTGGGATATCGCGACAGAGTTAGGGATTATCGACTTTGAACGGGCTTCAAAAATAACCGGTAGCCGTTTTGTTGTTTACAAGGGTTTAGGGGCACGTCTTGAACGCGCATTAATTAACTTCATGATGGACCTACACCAAGATGAGCATGGCTATGAAGAGATTCTCCCACCATATATGGTGAATCGTACAAGTATGACAGGAACAGGGCAATTGCCAAAGTTTGAAGAGGATGCATTTAAAATCCGTGAGGAAGATTACTTCTTGATCCCAACTGCAGAAGTACCTGTCACTAATCTTCATCGTGATGAGATTTTAACTGGTGAGGAGCTGCCGATTACATATACAGCTTATAGTGCTTGTTTCCGGTCTGAGGCAGGTTCAGCTGGGCGTGATACTCGTGGCTTAATCCGTCAGCATCAATTTAACAAAGTTGAGCTCGTTCGTTTTGTAAACCCTGATGATTCATATGACGAGCTTGAAAAGTTAACTGGACATGCCGAGAAAGTTTTACAGTTGTTAAACTTGCCATACCGTGTGATGAGTATGTGTACGGGTGATTTAGGGTTCACAGCAGCTAAAAAGTATGACATTGAAGTATGGTTACCAAGTTATGATACGTATCGCGAGATTTCTTCTTGTAGTAACTTTGAGGATTTCCAAGCAAGACGTGCAAACATTCGTTTCCGCAGAGAAGCAAAAGGAAAAACTGAGTTTGTCCACACATTAAATGGCTCAGGTCTAGCAATTGGTCGTACAGTAGCGGCTATTTTAGAAAATTATCAGCAAGAAGATGGCTCTGTCATCGTTCCTGAAGTATTAAGACCGTATATGGGGAATGTAGAGGTTATCAAAGTAAAATAA
- a CDS encoding YycC family protein encodes MNPNQFSLETAQKLAEKLNMPIEHIMHTPKHIIMAKIAELEKKENEKTEEDSN; translated from the coding sequence GTGAATCCCAATCAATTTTCATTAGAAACTGCCCAAAAGCTTGCTGAAAAGTTAAATATGCCAATCGAACATATTATGCATACACCGAAGCATATTATTATGGCTAAGATCGCTGAACTTGAGAAAAAAGAAAACGAAAAAACTGAAGAGGATTCAAATTAA